Part of the Dehalococcoidia bacterium genome is shown below.
CGAAAGATGCCACGGGAGATCTGATCAGAGAAATGGGCAAAGAATATGGAACTACCACTGGTCGGCCCCGGCGCTGTGGTTGGTTTGACGGGGTAGCCGGTCGTTTCAGCGCCCGACTCAATGGTTTCACCGGTGTGGCCATCACCAAGTTTGATGTCCTTGATACCATGCCCAAAGTGAAAATATGCACGGGATATAGGTATGAAGGCGATGTTTTGAAGGTTCCTCCGCCGAATTTCGCGGTGCTGGAAAATTGCGAACCTGTTTATGAGGAGATGGAGGGCTGGCAAACGCCCACCAAAGATATCCGCAAGTTCGATAAACTTCCCAAAGAAGCTCAAAGGTATTTGAGGAGACTCGAAGAGACTATTGGTGCTCCGGTTGATCTGGTTTCCGTAGGTCCAGACAGAGAGCAGACGGTGACTATCCGATCGATCTCGTGAGGCCGCCGGCAAGCGGCGCTCTTATCTCTTCCCAAACGATCTTCTGCAAGTCAAAGACGGGACCGTCCTGACAGACGTTCTTCATCCCGGAGTGGGTCATCACCGCGCAGCCACGGCAGGCCCCTACTCCGCAACCCATTATCTGTTCCAGCGTAACCTGCACGGGCTTGGTGGCAAGATCGGCTTTCATATTTGCCATCTGACGATACATGGGGATCGGACCGCAGGCGAATATCTGGTCGGCCCAGGGGGCAAATTCAGGTAACATATCAGTGACCATCCCCTTCTTTCCGGTTGATCCATCCTCGGTGACCGGGATGAATTCCACTCCCTGCCGTGTTATTGGATAGAGCTGAGACGAACTCCGCGCTCCAAGCAACAGTTTCACCGCGAGGCCTTGAGCCACCGCTTGATCTGCCAGCGCTACCAGAGGCGCGATGCCGATTCCTCCGGCAACTAGGAGTAACCTTTTCGCGTCGTTCCGGATTTGAAAACCGTTGCCCAGCGGGCCTAGGATATCTAGGAAATCACCAGCCCTATGTCGGGAAAGCCATTCGGTCCCTTGCCCCACAACAGAAAAGAGGAGCGCCAGTTTATCTGCTGCAATTCGATGAATGCTGAGAGGCCGCCGCAGCAGCGGGTCGAATCCCTCCCCGCAGCGGATGGTCACGAACTGCCCGGGCCGGAAATCGGCGGTGATCTCAGGGGCATCGGCCCAGATCAAGAAGACCTCGGGCATCACGCGAGCAGAGGAGATTATGGATGCTTTGATCTGGTTCATTGGTTCCAT
Proteins encoded:
- a CDS encoding dihydroorotate dehydrogenase electron transfer subunit, which encodes MNQIKASIISSARVMPEVFLIWADAPEITADFRPGQFVTIRCGEGFDPLLRRPLSIHRIAADKLALLFSVVGQGTEWLSRHRAGDFLDILGPLGNGFQIRNDAKRLLLVAGGIGIAPLVALADQAVAQGLAVKLLLGARSSSQLYPITRQGVEFIPVTEDGSTGKKGMVTDMLPEFAPWADQIFACGPIPMYRQMANMKADLATKPVQVTLEQIMGCGVGACRGCAVMTHSGMKNVCQDGPVFDLQKIVWEEIRAPLAGGLTRSIG